From a region of the Candidatus Hydrogenedentota bacterium genome:
- the ispH gene encoding 4-hydroxy-3-methylbut-2-enyl diphosphate reductase, with amino-acid sequence MHIILAKPRGFCAGVERAIKCVERALERHGAPVYVLNNIVHNAHVVNDLRRMGAIFVKHVEDVPEGSHVLFSAHGVGPDRWDSAQRLHLEVIDATCPLVEKVHHEARRFASRAMTIVLVGEAGHDETIGTMGQAPENIKLIQSKEEVAALEVEDPSQVAYITQTTLSVDDCAEIVEALKARFPEIEGPPKEDICYATSNRQAAVRAWTPEVDLVLVVGDTESANSTRLAGIARGLGKSAYLIPDAAAIDAAWLEGVTRVLITSGASVPEGLVKGVIEHLRAVEPCEVEERALVEESVHFRLPKSVA; translated from the coding sequence ATGCATATCATTCTTGCGAAGCCGCGCGGCTTCTGCGCGGGCGTCGAGCGGGCGATCAAATGCGTCGAGCGCGCGCTCGAACGGCACGGCGCGCCCGTCTATGTTCTGAACAATATCGTTCACAACGCGCACGTCGTGAATGACCTGCGCCGCATGGGCGCCATATTCGTCAAGCACGTCGAGGACGTGCCCGAGGGCTCCCATGTGCTGTTCAGCGCTCACGGCGTAGGTCCGGACCGGTGGGACAGCGCGCAGCGGCTGCATCTCGAAGTGATCGACGCCACCTGCCCACTGGTCGAAAAAGTCCATCATGAGGCGAGGCGTTTCGCCTCGCGCGCCATGACGATCGTGCTTGTAGGGGAGGCGGGCCACGACGAGACCATTGGGACGATGGGCCAGGCGCCCGAGAACATCAAGCTGATCCAGTCTAAGGAAGAGGTGGCTGCGCTCGAGGTCGAGGATCCGAGCCAAGTGGCCTATATCACGCAGACCACACTGAGCGTCGACGACTGCGCGGAGATCGTTGAAGCGCTCAAGGCCCGTTTCCCCGAGATCGAGGGTCCGCCAAAGGAAGACATCTGCTACGCTACGTCGAACCGGCAGGCGGCGGTGCGCGCCTGGACCCCCGAAGTCGACTTGGTTCTCGTGGTCGGCGACACGGAAAGCGCCAACTCGACGCGTCTCGCGGGCATCGCCCGTGGGCTCGGCAAGTCCGCCTATCTCATTCCCGACGCCGCCGCCATCGACGCCGCATGGCTGGAAGGCGTCACAAGGGTGCTGATTACTTCCGGCGCAAGCGTGCCCGAGGGCTTGGTGAAAGGGGTCATCGAACACTTGCGCGCCGTCGAACCGTGCGAGGTGGAAGAACGTGCGCTCGTTGAAGAGAGCGTCCATTTCCGTCTGCCCAAAAGTGTAGCGTGA